AGGAATTCCAGGAAAAGGCATCTTTTGACAGTATTCAGGCGCAATTGCGTTCGATGATGCAACATGGCTAACCCGAAATTTCACCATGCCGGATTCGTGGTGCGTTCAATCCAGGAGTGCCAGGGAGAACTGGCGGAACTCACCGGCAGCATCGCTGTCAGTGAGACGGTCCACGATCCTCTCCAGCAGGTCAATGTAGCGTTCTTGTCTTACGATGCGCCGGGCGCGAGCCAAGTGGAACTGGTAGAACCCGCCGGTGAGGATTGCCCGGTTCAGGCTCTGGCGCTGCGCGGAGGAGGTCTTCACCACCTCTGCTATGAAGTCGATGATCTGGAAAAACAGCTTGAAGTAGCGAAGAAGAAGTACGCGGTGATTGTCCGGCCACCGCAGCCGGCTGTCGCATTCCAAGGACGGCGGATTG
This genomic interval from Terriglobales bacterium contains the following:
- a CDS encoding VOC family protein; this encodes MANPKFHHAGFVVRSIQECQGELAELTGSIAVSETVHDPLQQVNVAFLSYDAPGASQVELVEPAGEDCPVQALALRGGGLHHLCYEVDDLEKQLEVAKKKYAVIVRPPQPAVAFQGRRIAWVMTKHRLLIEYLERTSQKRL